A single window of Leishmania panamensis strain MHOM/PA/94/PSC-1 chromosome 35 sequence DNA harbors:
- a CDS encoding 60S ribosomal protein L37a (TriTrypDB/GeneDB-style sysID: LpmP.35.1990) produces the protein MAKRTVKMGVMGRYGTRYGANPRKRAKKLEVSQHAKHFCSFCGKFAFRRKAVGIWRCDGCSKTVAGGAYTLSTPNNSTVRSTVRRLRELAKI, from the coding sequence ATGGCGAAGCGTACGGTGAAGATGGGCGTGATGGGTCGCTACGGCACCCGTTACGGTGCAAACCCGCGTAAACGTGCGAAGAAGCTTGAGGTGTCTCAGCACGCTAAGCACTTCTGTTCCTTCTGCGGTAAGTTTGCGTTCCGTCGCAAGGCGGTCGGTATCTGGCGCTGCGACGGCTGCAGTAAGACcgtcgctggtggcgcttACACCCTGAGCACGCCGAACAACAGCACTGTCCGCTCCACAGTCCGCCGTCTGCGTGAGCTGGCCAAGATCTAA